The Beijerinckiaceae bacterium genome has a window encoding:
- a CDS encoding 3-dehydroquinate synthase, with product MSSGIRCATEGETDRERDRRAALLVPALGRRSIVLIGLMGSGKTSTGRRLAQQLGLEFVDADAEIEAAAGVSITEMFTRHGEAYFRDGERRVMARLLSEGPRVIATGGGAFMNEETRARIAASGISVWLKADPDVLWRRVRKRSHRPLLHGADPEQTLRTLLEERYPVYARADITVISRDGPHEIAVEETIAGLEYFLRFSPEPVPLTEVELKAHRPRGGTGHDAVSQCELVSVDLGKRTYAIMIGADLISDAGGLIRQLAPRAACAIVTDENVAKLYLPSLERALDLASIRHSAVVVAPGEESKSFEVFARVCNALISAKLERGDIVIALGGGVIGDLTGFAAATLRRGMRFVQVPTSLLAQVDSSVGGKTGINSPHGKNLIGAFHQPSLVLADTDTLSTLPAREFRAGYAEVVKYGLIGDVEFFNWLEANWRGVFAGGAERVHAIATSCKAKAAIVARDETEAGERALLNLGHTFGHALERVTRYDGQRLVHGEGIAIGMACAFRFSVRQGLCDKQDQLRVEAHLREVGLPVRISAIPGWSASADDILDAMYQDKKVEHGALTFILARGIGDCFVAKSVEANEMRAFVEDELVTGH from the coding sequence ATGAGCAGCGGTATAAGATGCGCCACGGAGGGGGAGACGGATCGCGAACGTGATCGCCGGGCAGCCTTGCTCGTGCCAGCGCTCGGTCGACGCTCCATTGTTCTGATCGGCCTCATGGGCTCGGGCAAGACCTCAACCGGTCGCCGCCTCGCTCAACAGCTCGGATTGGAATTCGTCGATGCCGATGCCGAAATCGAAGCGGCCGCGGGCGTGTCGATTACGGAAATGTTCACGCGGCACGGGGAAGCCTATTTCCGCGACGGCGAGCGCCGGGTGATGGCACGTCTCTTGAGCGAGGGGCCACGCGTTATCGCGACCGGCGGCGGGGCCTTCATGAATGAGGAAACGAGGGCGCGAATCGCGGCGTCCGGAATTTCGGTTTGGCTCAAGGCGGATCCGGACGTGCTCTGGCGCCGGGTGCGCAAGCGATCGCACCGTCCGCTGCTGCATGGAGCCGATCCCGAGCAGACGCTTCGAACGTTGCTTGAGGAGCGCTATCCAGTCTATGCCCGAGCCGACATTACCGTCATCTCGCGCGACGGGCCGCATGAGATCGCGGTCGAGGAGACCATCGCCGGACTCGAATATTTTCTACGGTTCTCTCCAGAGCCGGTTCCCTTGACGGAGGTAGAACTGAAAGCGCACCGCCCTCGCGGAGGTACCGGTCACGATGCGGTTTCACAGTGCGAGCTTGTCAGCGTCGATCTGGGGAAGCGAACCTATGCGATTATGATCGGCGCCGATTTAATTTCGGACGCGGGCGGGCTGATCCGCCAATTGGCGCCGCGCGCCGCGTGCGCGATCGTCACCGACGAAAACGTGGCCAAGTTGTATTTGCCCTCGCTCGAACGAGCGCTCGACCTTGCCTCGATCCGGCATTCAGCGGTCGTCGTCGCGCCCGGCGAGGAGTCAAAATCCTTCGAGGTTTTTGCCCGTGTATGCAACGCGCTGATCAGCGCAAAACTCGAGCGCGGTGATATCGTGATTGCGCTCGGCGGTGGAGTCATCGGCGATCTTACGGGTTTCGCCGCCGCGACTTTGCGACGAGGGATGCGCTTCGTTCAGGTGCCGACGTCGCTTTTGGCCCAGGTCGATTCCTCGGTTGGCGGTAAAACCGGAATCAATTCTCCGCACGGCAAAAATTTGATCGGCGCTTTTCACCAGCCCTCGCTTGTTTTGGCAGACACCGATACGCTCTCAACCTTGCCAGCCAGGGAGTTTCGAGCCGGCTATGCCGAAGTCGTTAAATATGGGCTCATTGGCGATGTTGAATTTTTCAATTGGCTTGAGGCCAATTGGCGTGGCGTTTTTGCAGGTGGCGCCGAACGTGTTCACGCGATTGCGACAAGCTGCAAGGCCAAAGCGGCGATTGTCGCCCGCGATGAAACAGAGGCCGGAGAGCGGGCACTCCTCAATCTCGGACATACATTCGGTCATGCGCTTGAGCGTGTGACCCGCTATGACGGACAAAGGCTTGTGCATGGAGAAGGAATCGCGATTGGCATGGCTTGTGCTTTCCGCTTCTCCGTGCGCCAAGGTCTTTGCGACAAGCAGGATCAGTTGAGGGTCGAAGCGCATCTGCGCGAGGTAGGCCTGCCCGTGCGAATTTCGGCCATACCCGGCTGGAGTGCCAGCGCGGACGATATTTTAGATGCGATGTATCAAGACAAAAAGGTCGAACATGGCGCGCTTACTTTCATCCTCGCGCGAGGGATAGGTGATTGTTTTGTTGCGAAGTCGGTTGAAGCCAACGAAATGCGCGCCTTTGTTGAAGACGAACTGGTGACGGGACACTGA
- a CDS encoding amylo-alpha-1,6-glucosidase, with protein MIEAIRGIEHDPDAAIELPRHYIEIEGSLVQRSLRSLKHGDAFAVFDNYGDIGVIGKGPEGLYFNDTRYLSWYELRFEGKRPLLLSSVVQDDNAALSVDLTNPDVHVDHAISLPRDTIAIERTKFLWRAVCYERIGFRNYADISRRFRIDISFDADFRDLFEIRGSAREARGVATPLVAKGAAEFHYFGLDGLKRKTQLRFLPAPQRLESNRATFEIELGPHARTSIFVSVLCGNATFPEATSFGMAFRSRRRAIRHKRAGIATIESSNELFNEVCRRSTSDLYMLMTRTSHGLYPYAGIPWYSTAFGRDGIITAMLLLWLDPAVAKGVLNFLAATQAKGDDPLADAQPGKIMHETRNGEMARLGEVPFALYYGTVDATPLYIMLAGMYFDRTGDMETLTAIWPNIKAALQWIDACGDADGDGFVEYARQSEKGLVNQGWKDSYDSIFHANGNLAEGPIALCEVQGYVYSAKIYAAKLAHRLGEYGFETKLRVEAQILQQNFESAFWCEELGTYALALDGQKQPCRVRTSNAGHALFTGIAAPDRAARVAETLLSRDSFSGWGIRTVASSEARFNPISYHNGSVWPHDNAMIALGLARYGFARHAGRLFAAMFEAAAYQELRRLPELFCGFIRKPHRGPTAYPVACAPQAWASAAPFAFLGACLGMDLHYETNSLCFRDPIMPQFLDFVTLRQLNLRNSRLDLRFQRHGSDVTLNLLSRQGDAKVLLVK; from the coding sequence ATCATTGAGGCCATTCGCGGTATCGAGCACGACCCAGACGCTGCGATAGAGCTGCCCCGGCATTATATCGAGATCGAGGGTTCCCTCGTTCAGCGTTCCCTGCGCAGCCTCAAGCACGGTGACGCTTTCGCGGTCTTCGATAATTACGGCGACATCGGGGTTATCGGCAAAGGCCCTGAGGGTCTCTACTTCAACGACACTCGTTATTTGTCGTGGTACGAACTGCGTTTTGAGGGCAAGAGACCCCTGCTGTTGAGTTCGGTCGTACAAGACGACAATGCTGCGCTCTCGGTCGATCTCACCAATCCGGATGTGCACGTCGATCACGCAATTTCCTTGCCGCGCGACACCATCGCAATCGAACGAACGAAGTTTCTTTGGCGCGCCGTCTGTTACGAGAGAATTGGCTTTCGTAACTACGCGGACATCTCCAGACGGTTTCGTATCGACATTTCGTTCGATGCCGATTTTAGGGATTTGTTTGAAATTCGCGGATCGGCGCGCGAGGCGCGCGGCGTAGCCACGCCTTTGGTCGCCAAGGGGGCCGCGGAGTTTCATTACTTTGGACTGGATGGTCTGAAGCGAAAAACTCAGCTGCGTTTCTTGCCCGCACCGCAACGCTTGGAATCCAATCGCGCGACATTCGAAATCGAACTCGGCCCGCATGCACGGACGTCTATTTTTGTATCTGTTCTCTGCGGCAATGCGACATTTCCAGAGGCGACATCGTTCGGCATGGCATTTCGCTCCAGGCGCCGCGCGATCCGGCACAAGAGGGCTGGCATCGCGACGATCGAAAGCTCGAACGAACTTTTCAATGAAGTCTGCCGGCGTTCGACCTCAGATCTTTATATGCTCATGACTCGAACGTCGCATGGGCTTTATCCCTATGCTGGCATTCCCTGGTACAGCACGGCGTTCGGGCGTGACGGGATCATCACGGCCATGCTGCTGCTATGGCTGGACCCGGCAGTTGCCAAAGGCGTTCTCAATTTTCTCGCCGCGACGCAGGCGAAAGGAGATGATCCTCTCGCCGACGCACAGCCCGGCAAGATCATGCATGAAACCCGCAACGGAGAAATGGCGCGTCTCGGCGAAGTGCCCTTTGCGCTGTACTACGGGACCGTCGATGCTACGCCGCTTTATATCATGCTGGCCGGCATGTATTTCGACCGCACCGGAGATATGGAAACGCTGACGGCGATCTGGCCGAATATCAAGGCGGCCCTGCAATGGATCGACGCCTGCGGCGATGCGGATGGTGATGGTTTTGTCGAATATGCGCGGCAGAGCGAAAAAGGCCTCGTCAATCAAGGCTGGAAGGATTCCTACGATTCGATCTTTCATGCCAACGGGAATTTGGCTGAAGGACCGATCGCGCTCTGCGAGGTCCAGGGCTATGTGTATAGTGCCAAAATCTATGCCGCCAAACTCGCGCATAGGCTCGGCGAATATGGTTTCGAAACGAAGCTGCGCGTCGAAGCTCAGATTTTGCAGCAAAACTTCGAGTCGGCGTTCTGGTGCGAGGAACTCGGCACCTATGCATTGGCGCTCGATGGGCAAAAGCAACCTTGCCGGGTCCGGACCTCGAATGCAGGCCATGCCTTGTTCACGGGGATTGCCGCGCCGGATCGCGCCGCCCGCGTCGCTGAGACTTTGTTAAGCCGAGATTCATTTAGCGGCTGGGGGATTCGCACGGTCGCGAGCAGCGAAGCGAGATTCAATCCGATTTCCTACCACAATGGCTCGGTCTGGCCGCATGATAATGCGATGATCGCGCTCGGCTTGGCGCGCTATGGCTTCGCCCGGCACGCAGGCCGGCTGTTTGCCGCCATGTTCGAAGCGGCGGCTTATCAGGAGTTGCGCCGCCTGCCCGAATTATTCTGCGGCTTCATTCGCAAGCCGCACCGTGGGCCCACCGCCTATCCCGTGGCCTGCGCCCCTCAAGCCTGGGCTTCGGCGGCGCCGTTTGCTTTTCTGGGGGCATGCCTCGGCATGGACCTCCACTATGAAACCAATTCCCTCTGTTTCCGCGACCCGATCATGCCGCAATTTCTCGATTTCGTGACCCTTCGCCAACTCAATTTACGCAATTCGCGGCTCGACCTCAGATTTCAGCGGCACGGCAGCGACGTGACCCTCAATCTTCTCAGCAGACAGGGCGACGCCAAGGTGTTGCTGGTCAAGTGA